A stretch of Pseudomonas sp. 7SR1 DNA encodes these proteins:
- the nuoG gene encoding NADH-quinone oxidoreductase subunit NuoG translates to MATIHVDGKALEVDGADNLLQACLSLGLDIPYFCWHPALGSVGACRQCAVKQYTDENDTRGRIVMSCMTPATDNTWISIDDEESKAFRASVVEWLMTNHPHDCPVCEEGGHCHLQDMTVMTGHNERRYRFKKRTHQNQQLGPFISHEMNRCIACYRCVRFYKDYAGGTDLGVFGAHDNVYFGRVEDGTLESEFSGNLTEVCPTGVFTDKTHSERYNRKWDMQFAPSICHGCSSGCNISPGERYGELRRIENRYNGSVNQYFLCDRGRFGYGYVNRKDRPRQPLLADGTKLSLDEALDKAADLLRGRNIVGIGSPRASLESNYALRELVGTEHFYSGIEAGELERIRLVLQVLKDSPLPVPTMRDIEDHDAVFVLGEDLTQTAARMALALRQSVKGKAEEMADAMRVQPWLDAAVKNIGQHELNPLFIASLAETKLDDVAEECVHAAPDDLARIGFAVAHALDASAPAVEGLDSEAGALVQRIADALLAAKRPLVIAGTSLGSKALIEAAANIAKALKLREKNGSISLVVPEANSLGLAMLGGESVDAALQAVIDGSADAIVVLENDLFTRTDKAKVDAALNAAKVVIVADHQKTATTDRAHLVLPAASFAEGDGTLVSQEGRAQRFFQVFDPQYLDASILVHEGWRWLHALRATLLNQPIDWTQLDHVTAAVASSSAQLAGIVDAAPSASFRIKGLKLAREPLRYSGRTAMRANISVHEPRTPQDKDTAFAFSMEGYSGSAEPRSQVPFAWSPGWNSPQAWNKFQDEVGGHLRAGDPGTRLIESQGDGLGWFANVPRAFNPAPGTWQVVPFHHLFGSEENSSKAAPVQERIPAAYVSLAKSEADRLGVNDGALLSLNVAGQTLRLPLRINEQLGAGLVALPAGLAGIPPAVFGKTVDGLQEAAQ, encoded by the coding sequence ATGGCCACTATCCACGTAGACGGCAAAGCGCTCGAAGTCGATGGGGCAGACAACCTGTTACAGGCATGTCTGTCGCTAGGCCTCGACATCCCTTATTTCTGCTGGCACCCCGCGCTTGGTAGCGTCGGGGCCTGCCGCCAGTGCGCAGTCAAGCAGTACACCGACGAGAACGACACCCGTGGTCGCATCGTCATGTCCTGCATGACCCCTGCCACCGACAACACCTGGATCTCCATCGACGATGAGGAATCCAAGGCGTTCCGCGCCAGTGTCGTCGAATGGCTGATGACCAACCACCCGCACGACTGCCCGGTCTGCGAGGAAGGTGGTCACTGCCACTTGCAGGACATGACCGTGATGACCGGTCACAACGAGCGCCGTTATCGCTTCAAGAAGCGCACCCACCAGAACCAGCAGCTGGGCCCGTTCATTTCCCATGAGATGAACCGTTGCATCGCCTGCTACCGCTGCGTGCGCTTCTACAAGGACTACGCCGGCGGCACCGACCTGGGCGTGTTCGGCGCCCACGACAACGTGTACTTCGGTCGCGTCGAAGACGGCACCCTGGAAAGCGAATTCTCCGGCAACCTCACCGAGGTCTGCCCGACCGGTGTGTTCACCGACAAGACCCACTCCGAGCGCTACAACCGCAAGTGGGACATGCAGTTCGCGCCAAGCATCTGCCACGGCTGCTCCAGCGGTTGCAACATCAGCCCGGGCGAACGCTACGGCGAACTGCGTCGCATCGAAAACCGCTACAACGGTTCGGTGAACCAGTACTTCCTGTGCGACCGCGGCCGTTTCGGCTACGGCTACGTCAACCGCAAGGACCGCCCTCGCCAGCCGCTGCTGGCCGACGGCACCAAGCTGAGCCTGGACGAAGCCCTGGACAAGGCCGCCGACCTGCTGCGCGGCCGCAACATCGTCGGCATCGGCTCGCCACGGGCCAGCCTGGAAAGCAACTACGCGCTGCGTGAGCTGGTCGGTACCGAACACTTCTACAGCGGTATCGAAGCCGGCGAGCTGGAACGCATCCGCCTGGTGCTGCAAGTGCTCAAGGACAGCCCGCTGCCCGTGCCGACGATGCGTGACATCGAAGACCACGACGCAGTGTTCGTCCTCGGTGAAGACCTGACCCAGACCGCGGCCCGCATGGCCCTGGCCTTGCGTCAGTCGGTCAAGGGCAAGGCCGAGGAGATGGCCGACGCCATGCGTGTCCAGCCATGGCTCGACGCTGCCGTGAAGAACATCGGCCAGCATGAGCTGAACCCGCTGTTCATCGCCAGCCTCGCCGAAACCAAGCTCGATGACGTGGCCGAGGAATGCGTCCATGCAGCTCCGGACGACCTGGCGCGCATCGGTTTCGCCGTGGCCCACGCCCTGGACGCCAGCGCCCCGGCCGTCGAAGGCCTGGACAGCGAAGCAGGCGCATTGGTACAGCGCATCGCCGACGCCCTGCTGGCGGCCAAGCGTCCGCTGGTCATCGCCGGTACCTCCCTGGGCTCCAAGGCCCTGATCGAAGCGGCCGCCAACATCGCCAAGGCCCTCAAGCTGCGGGAAAAGAACGGCTCCATCAGCCTGGTGGTGCCCGAAGCCAACAGCCTCGGCCTGGCCATGCTCGGCGGCGAGTCGGTGGACGCGGCGCTGCAAGCCGTGATCGACGGCAGCGCCGATGCCATCGTGGTGCTGGAGAACGACCTGTTCACCCGCACCGACAAGGCCAAGGTGGACGCCGCGTTGAATGCCGCGAAAGTGGTGATCGTCGCCGACCATCAGAAAACCGCCACCACCGACCGCGCCCACCTGGTGCTGCCGGCGGCGAGCTTCGCCGAAGGCGACGGGACGCTGGTCAGCCAGGAAGGTCGCGCCCAGCGTTTCTTCCAGGTCTTCGACCCGCAATACCTGGACGCCAGCATCCTGGTCCACGAGGGCTGGCGCTGGCTGCATGCCCTGCGCGCCACCCTGCTGAACCAGCCGATCGACTGGACCCAACTGGACCACGTCACGGCTGCAGTCGCATCGAGCTCCGCTCAACTGGCCGGCATCGTCGACGCCGCACCGTCCGCCTCGTTCCGCATCAAGGGCTTGAAGCTGGCCCGTGAACCGCTGCGTTATTCCGGCCGCACCGCGATGCGCGCCAACATCAGCGTCCACGAACCGCGCACCCCGCAGGACAAGGACACCGCGTTCGCCTTCTCGATGGAAGGTTACTCGGGCTCGGCCGAACCGCGCTCGCAAGTGCCGTTCGCCTGGTCGCCGGGCTGGAACTCGCCCCAGGCCTGGAACAAGTTCCAGGACGAGGTCGGTGGTCACCTGCGTGCCGGCGATCCGGGCACTCGCCTGATCGAAAGCCAGGGCGATGGCCTGGGCTGGTTCGCCAATGTACCGCGCGCTTTCAATCCGGCCCCGGGCACCTGGCAGGTCGTACCGTTCCATCACCTGTTCGGCAGCGAAGAGAACTCTTCCAAGGCCGCTCCGGTACAGGAACGCATCCCGGCCGCCTACGTGTCTCTGGCCAAATCGGAGGCCGATCGCCTGGGCGTCAACGACGGCGCCCTGCTGAGCCTGAACGTCGCGGGCCAGACCTTGCGCCTGCCGCTGCGTATCAATGAGCAACTGGGCGCCGGCCTGGTGGCCCTGCCGGCCGGCCTGGCGGGTATCCCACCGGCGGTGTTCGGCAAGACCGTCGATGGTCTGCAGGAGGCAGCGCAATGA
- the nuoF gene encoding NADH-quinone oxidoreductase subunit NuoF — protein MTLTSFGPANRIQRSAETHPLTWRLRDDGEPVWLDEYQAKNGYAAARKAFTDMGQDDIVQTVKDSGLKGRGGAGFPTGVKWGLMPKDESINIRYLLCNADEMEPNTWKDRMLMEQLPHLLIEGMLISARALKTYRGYIFLRGEYTTAARHLNRAVEEAKAAGLLGKNILGSGFDFELFVHTGAGRYICGEETALINSLEGRRANPRSKPPFPAAVGVWGKPTCVNNVETLCNVPAIIADGVDWYKSLARDGSEDMGTKLMGFSGKVKNPGLWELPFGITGRELFEDYAGGMRDGYKLKCWQPGGAGTGFLLPEHLDAQMYAGGIAKVGTRMGTGLAMAVDDSVSMVSLLRNMEEFFARESCGFCTPCRDGLPWSVKLLRAIENGEGQAGDIETLLGLVGFLGPGKTFCAHAPGAVEPLGSAIKYFRPEFEAGIAPTRAGDLNQVVTPTMVGA, from the coding sequence ATGACCCTGACTTCCTTCGGGCCCGCCAACCGCATCCAGCGTTCGGCCGAAACCCACCCCCTGACCTGGCGCCTGCGTGACGACGGCGAGCCGGTCTGGCTGGACGAATACCAGGCCAAGAACGGCTATGCCGCCGCGCGCAAGGCCTTCACCGACATGGGCCAGGACGACATCGTCCAGACCGTGAAGGACTCGGGCCTCAAGGGCCGCGGCGGCGCGGGCTTCCCTACCGGCGTGAAGTGGGGACTGATGCCCAAGGACGAATCCATCAATATCCGCTACCTGCTGTGCAACGCGGATGAGATGGAGCCCAACACCTGGAAGGACCGCATGCTGATGGAGCAACTGCCCCATCTGCTGATCGAAGGCATGCTCATCAGCGCCCGGGCGCTGAAGACCTACCGCGGCTATATCTTCCTGCGCGGCGAATACACCACCGCCGCCAGGCACCTGAACCGTGCCGTGGAAGAAGCCAAGGCCGCGGGCCTGCTGGGCAAGAACATCCTGGGCAGCGGCTTCGATTTCGAGCTGTTCGTCCACACGGGCGCCGGGCGTTATATCTGCGGTGAAGAAACCGCACTGATCAACTCCCTGGAAGGACGCCGCGCCAACCCGCGCTCCAAGCCGCCCTTCCCTGCCGCCGTGGGCGTGTGGGGCAAGCCGACCTGCGTGAACAACGTCGAGACCCTGTGCAACGTGCCGGCGATCATCGCCGACGGCGTGGACTGGTACAAATCCCTGGCCCGCGACGGCAGCGAAGACATGGGCACCAAGCTCATGGGCTTCTCCGGCAAGGTCAAGAACCCCGGCCTGTGGGAGCTGCCCTTCGGCATCACCGGCCGCGAGCTGTTCGAGGACTACGCCGGCGGCATGCGCGACGGCTACAAGCTCAAGTGCTGGCAGCCCGGCGGTGCCGGTACCGGCTTCCTGCTGCCCGAACACCTGGACGCGCAGATGTATGCCGGCGGCATCGCCAAGGTCGGGACCCGCATGGGTACCGGCCTGGCCATGGCGGTGGACGACAGCGTCAGCATGGTTTCGCTGCTGCGCAACATGGAAGAGTTCTTCGCTCGTGAGTCGTGCGGCTTCTGCACCCCTTGCCGCGATGGCCTGCCATGGAGCGTCAAGTTGTTGCGGGCCATCGAGAATGGCGAAGGCCAGGCCGGCGACATCGAGACCCTGCTGGGCCTGGTGGGTTTCCTCGGCCCGGGCAAGACCTTCTGTGCCCACGCACCGGGTGCCGTGGAACCGCTGGGCAGCGCGATCAAGTACTTCCGCCCTGAATTCGAGGCCGGCATCGCGCCAACCCGCGCCGGCGATCTCAATCAGGTGGTCACGCCGACCATGGTCGGCGCGTAA
- the nuoE gene encoding NADH-quinone oxidoreductase subunit NuoE has translation MNSTLIQTDRFALSETERSAIEHELHHYEDPRAASIEALKIVQKERGWVPDGALYAIGEILGIPASDVEGVATFYSQIFRQPVGRHIIRVCDSMVCYIGGHESVVGELQSKLGIGLGQTTADGRFTLLPVCCLGNCDKAPALMIDDDTFGDVTPAGVAKLLEGYV, from the coding sequence ATGAACAGCACGCTTATCCAGACAGACCGTTTCGCCCTGAGCGAAACCGAGCGCTCGGCCATCGAGCACGAGCTGCATCACTACGAAGACCCGCGCGCGGCGTCTATCGAAGCCCTCAAGATCGTCCAGAAGGAACGTGGCTGGGTACCCGATGGCGCGCTCTACGCCATCGGCGAGATCCTCGGCATTCCGGCCAGCGACGTCGAAGGCGTCGCCACCTTCTACAGCCAGATCTTCCGCCAGCCGGTGGGCCGCCACATCATTCGCGTCTGCGACAGCATGGTCTGCTACATCGGCGGCCACGAGTCGGTGGTCGGCGAGCTGCAGAGCAAACTGGGCATCGGCCTGGGCCAGACCACTGCCGACGGCCGCTTCACCCTGCTGCCGGTGTGCTGCCTGGGCAACTGCGACAAGGCCCCGGCACTGATGATCGACGACGACACCTTCGGTGACGTTACGCCAGCCGGCGTTGCCAAACTGCTGGAGGGCTACGTATGA